The following are from one region of the Magallana gigas chromosome 4, xbMagGiga1.1, whole genome shotgun sequence genome:
- the LOC105335065 gene encoding E3 ubiquitin-protein ligase TRIM71-like: protein MDPRSTAQDVHRCDLCETAIVHSYCDICHVNLCKPCVVDHISDGYLKHAIVPFKERRSTIIYPNCETHPHKNCEFQCEDCNSRFVCSSCTASKQHKGHNFVEVTEVYKTKKEVLTKDIKELENHISPTYEKITLELEQMLANLDVGYEKLTTTMSKQGEQWYREIYIIINKMKTEVNEIIEQHRDNLKKHLNEIKQIQSVIKQLLLAIREIEKSTEVSLTIEYSSRIIEFSKLPSKVQVSLPKFIPKPIEREQLYSLLREITPLSTATEENLLSQNIPNTSDRELLEEPELDVIIQTEDDQLRSVTCLKEDRIWTIGRTQDIKCFNTKGSLLQTIHTKSGNFLCDIAVDSDGYLLYSDTPWITGTVYKVENGQTKDFIRLHGRRPYNLCVTSTGDLLVTMFSDDETQSKVVRYSGSKEKQTIQFDDEGKPLYSGDGNMKFITENRNNDICVADWTAGAVVVANQDGKLRWRYTRHPSVTKNRSFRPWGIATDSQSHILTADYSNHCIHILDQNGQFLRYIDNCDLECPTGLCVDNNDNLFVCECNKGCVKKIKYLK, encoded by the coding sequence ATGGATCCCCGTTCTACTGCCCAAGATGTGcaccgatgtgacctttgtgagaccgccatagtacacagctactgtgacatttgtcatgtcaacctctgcAAGCCCTGTGTAGTAGATCACATTTCAGATGGATATCTTAAACATGCAATTGTGCCTTTCAAGGAGCGAAGATCAACCATCATTTATCCAAACTGTGAAACACATCCACACAAAAATTGTGAGTTCCAATGCGAGGATTGCAACAGTAGATTTGTTTGTTCCTCCTGCACTGCATCTAAACAGCACAAAGGACATAACTTTGTAGAAGTTACAGAAGTTTACAAGACAAAGAAAGAAGTTCTTACAAAAGACATTAAAGAGTTAGAAAATCATATTTCTCCTACTTATGAAAAAATTACTCTAGAATTGGAACAAATGCTTGCCAACCTGGATGTaggatatgagaaacttacaACAACAATGTCCAAACAAGGGGAGCAATGGTACAGAGAAATCTACATCatcatcaacaaaatgaaaaccgAAGTAAACGAGATAATAGAGCAACACAGAGATAATCTAAAGaaacatttgaatgaaatcaaacagatacagtctgtcataaaacaattattattggCCATAAGAGAAATCGAGAAATCCACTGAAGTATCTTTAACAATTGAATACAGCTCTAGGATTATAGAGTTTAGCAAGCTTCCATCCAAGGTTCAGGTATCACTGCCAAAATTTATTCCAAAACCAATAGAACGAGAGCAGCTGTATAGTCTGTTGAGAGAGATCACTCCATTATCTACTGCTACCGAGGAAAATCTCTTGTCACAAAACATACCCAACACTTCAGATAGAGAACTACTGGAAGAACCAGAACTTGATGTCATAATACAGACTGAAGATGATCAACTACGCAGTGTTACCTGTCTTAAAGAAGACAGGATTTGGACAATTGGGAGGACCCAAGATATCAAATGCTTCAACACTAAAGGTTCACTCCTCCAGACAATCCACACAAAATCAGGTAATTTTCTCTGTGATATAGCCGTAGACAGTGATGGGTATTTACTGTACTCTGACACCCCATGGATTACAGGGACAGTGTATAAAGTAGAGAATGGACAGACAAAAGATTTTATCAGATTACATGGAAGGAGACCATATAATctgtgtgtcacctctactggtgatctcctggttaccaTGTTCAGTGATGATGAaactcaatccaaagttgtccgttactcGGGATCTAAAGAGAAACAAACAATCCAATTTGATGATGAAGGTAAACCTCTGTACTCAGGGGATGGTAACATGAAATTCATCACAGAGAACAGAAACaatgacatctgtgtagctgactggacggctggtgcagtagtggtggctaatcaggacgggaaactcagatggagatatACCAGACATCCCTCAGTTACCAAGAACAGATCATTTAGACCTTGGGGTATTgcaacagacagtcagagtcaTATCCTGACAGCAGATTATAGCAACCACTGTATCCACATTCTGGAccagaatggacagtttctccgttacattgataattGTGATCTAGAGTGTCCTACTGGTTTATGTGTtgacaataatgacaatctgtttgtgtgTGAGTGTAACAAAGGCtgtgtaaagaaaatcaaatatttaaagtag